From one Leifsonia sp. Root1293 genomic stretch:
- a CDS encoding glycosyltransferase — protein MIGLWRDVVDAIGVVIPVNDEEGLLPRCLAALREALDELAVQRRYPPAVYVVLVLDDCTDGSAAIAAASGFEVLEVSARNVGMARCIGASAVFAHVAEAGALSGAPTDAAHIWIANTDADSAVPRTWLTTQLALAEEGADLMVGTVRPDFADLTPAQTAVWLSTHVLGHAGGHVHGANLGVRGDSYLAAGGFAALAEHEDVLLVESLRAHPDTREVRTDACWVLTSGRMAGRTPGGYAQHLMSTLPPSNPLTADPDPTAEESITRV, from the coding sequence GTGATCGGCCTCTGGCGTGACGTCGTCGATGCGATCGGTGTGGTGATCCCCGTCAATGATGAGGAGGGCCTGCTTCCGCGGTGTCTCGCCGCGCTGCGCGAGGCCCTCGACGAACTCGCGGTGCAGCGCCGGTATCCGCCGGCCGTCTATGTCGTGCTGGTTCTGGACGACTGCACGGACGGGTCGGCTGCCATCGCCGCGGCGTCGGGCTTCGAGGTACTCGAAGTGTCAGCGCGCAACGTCGGCATGGCCCGATGCATCGGCGCATCCGCCGTCTTCGCCCATGTCGCCGAGGCCGGTGCCCTGAGCGGTGCACCGACCGACGCCGCGCACATCTGGATCGCGAACACCGACGCCGACTCCGCCGTTCCGCGCACCTGGCTCACGACGCAGCTCGCGCTGGCAGAGGAGGGCGCCGACCTGATGGTCGGTACCGTGCGCCCCGACTTCGCCGATCTCACACCGGCGCAGACGGCAGTCTGGCTGTCGACCCATGTTCTCGGCCACGCAGGCGGCCATGTGCACGGCGCGAACCTCGGCGTGCGCGGAGACAGCTACCTCGCGGCCGGCGGGTTCGCCGCGCTCGCCGAGCATGAGGATGTCCTGCTGGTCGAGAGCCTGCGGGCGCACCCGGACACGCGCGAGGTGCGCACCGACGCCTGCTGGGTGCTCACCTCCGGCCGCATGGCCGGACGGACTCCCGGCGGCTATGCCCAGCACCTGATGTCGACCCTTCCCCCGTCCAACCCGCTCACAGCGGACCCCGATCCCACTGCAGAGGAGAGCATCACCCGTGTCTGA
- a CDS encoding DUF7882 family protein translates to MGELIYGAGTSYEMDDRTLAHIKVATGLRLRRQESFYVSWAIPSNQGSGRISIWASPSIPLQFHFSGSRPPELNRQWLQALDASAFSEGGMLVMRESDAPSYLQIEADRAAAGAAAG, encoded by the coding sequence GTGGGAGAACTGATCTACGGAGCCGGGACGTCATACGAGATGGATGACCGTACCCTGGCGCACATCAAGGTGGCCACCGGACTGCGCCTGCGCCGTCAGGAGTCGTTCTACGTCTCGTGGGCCATCCCTTCGAACCAGGGCTCGGGCCGCATCAGCATCTGGGCGTCGCCGTCGATTCCCCTGCAGTTCCACTTCTCGGGCTCGCGTCCGCCCGAGCTCAACCGTCAGTGGCTGCAGGCCCTCGACGCCAGCGCCTTCAGCGAGGGCGGCATGCTCGTCATGCGCGAGAGCGACGCTCCGTCGTACCTGCAGATCGAGGCCGACCGCGCGGCGGCAGGAGCCGCAGCGGGCTAG
- a CDS encoding GAP family protein yields the protein MLQAIGALLPISLAMALSSVPFLTTVILLLSPKRDSTALPYLLVYVVGMFGVAAVLSFGLASLPRHVRRGTSLGVVEVVLGLLLIALAIIEFLRTRGREPKTSNAMLDRVATFGVWPAVGFALLLNVRPKALLLATAAGLAIGTANLSPGEWLACLILYTVLSSVTVSVPVIMTLARQEAMADRLVRMRDYILEKSGVITFIVLLMVGVTIFGAGLTNL from the coding sequence ATGCTGCAGGCCATCGGCGCACTCCTCCCGATCTCCCTCGCGATGGCGCTGAGCTCCGTTCCCTTCCTGACGACGGTCATCCTGCTGCTGTCGCCGAAGCGTGACAGCACGGCGCTGCCGTACCTGCTGGTGTACGTGGTCGGGATGTTCGGCGTGGCCGCCGTGCTCAGCTTCGGGCTGGCCTCGCTGCCCCGCCACGTGCGTCGCGGAACGAGCCTCGGCGTCGTCGAGGTCGTGCTCGGGCTGCTCCTCATCGCTCTCGCGATCATCGAGTTCCTACGCACTCGCGGTCGCGAGCCCAAGACGTCGAACGCCATGCTCGACAGGGTGGCGACGTTCGGGGTCTGGCCTGCCGTCGGGTTCGCCCTGCTGCTCAATGTGCGCCCGAAGGCGCTCCTGCTCGCCACGGCCGCCGGGCTCGCGATCGGAACCGCGAACCTCAGTCCGGGCGAATGGTTGGCCTGCCTCATCCTGTACACGGTGCTGAGTTCCGTGACGGTGAGCGTGCCCGTCATCATGACGCTCGCGCGCCAGGAGGCGATGGCGGACAGGCTGGTGCGCATGCGCGACTACATCCTCGAGAAGAGCGGCGTGATCACGTTCATCGTGCTGCTCATGGTCGGCGTCACCATCTTCGGAGCCGGGCTGACGAACCTCTGA
- a CDS encoding acyl-CoA/acyl-ACP dehydrogenase has translation MLPQTLTIADPVSPEGEAADHSGDGHRPVSLGALGWQENSPLLESILHSTPERPIALSEALAWCVGVGVGLPRPGFGDTALVWEVLASVAAVDLSLARMLEPHLDALAILDQAGIDDVATALGTIGASADSSWGVFAAEGPDKRVTASHTEDGWRLTGVKPWCSLAGSLSHALVTAHTEGGRRLFAVDLRGDGVEAWDGPWVSRGLADIVSAPVTFTDAPAIPIGDDDWYLRRPGFAWGGVGVAACWWGGVVGLARTLYAASEAREPDQIGLAHLGAVDIAVESGRLALAGAAMIVDGAAEPAQRPGVIARRVRSIVVDAAESTLDHVNHAMGPLPLVADDDHARRVADLQIYLRQHHAVRDEAALGRALLEAGGAPW, from the coding sequence ATGCTGCCCCAGACACTGACCATCGCCGATCCGGTGTCACCTGAGGGCGAGGCAGCCGACCACTCCGGCGACGGGCATCGCCCTGTCTCGTTGGGAGCTCTGGGCTGGCAGGAGAACTCCCCGCTGCTCGAGAGCATCCTGCACTCGACGCCGGAGCGGCCCATCGCGCTGAGCGAAGCGCTGGCCTGGTGCGTCGGGGTCGGAGTCGGGCTTCCGAGGCCGGGCTTCGGGGACACCGCTCTGGTGTGGGAGGTGCTGGCCTCCGTGGCGGCTGTCGACCTGAGCCTCGCCCGCATGCTCGAGCCTCATCTCGACGCCTTGGCGATCCTCGACCAGGCCGGTATCGACGACGTGGCCACGGCACTGGGCACCATCGGCGCGAGCGCCGACAGCAGCTGGGGCGTCTTCGCCGCCGAGGGACCCGACAAGAGGGTCACAGCCAGCCACACGGAGGACGGATGGCGGCTCACAGGGGTGAAGCCGTGGTGCTCCCTGGCGGGCAGCCTCTCTCACGCCCTGGTCACAGCCCACACCGAGGGCGGCCGGCGCCTGTTCGCGGTCGACCTGCGCGGCGATGGTGTCGAGGCATGGGATGGACCGTGGGTCTCGCGCGGATTGGCCGACATCGTCAGCGCCCCGGTGACCTTCACGGATGCTCCCGCGATTCCCATCGGCGACGACGACTGGTACCTGCGTCGCCCGGGCTTCGCCTGGGGCGGCGTGGGGGTGGCGGCCTGCTGGTGGGGCGGCGTCGTCGGGCTGGCTCGCACCCTGTATGCGGCATCCGAGGCCAGGGAGCCTGATCAGATCGGTCTCGCCCACCTCGGCGCCGTGGACATCGCCGTGGAGAGCGGCCGCCTCGCCCTCGCGGGCGCCGCCATGATCGTCGATGGCGCGGCGGAGCCGGCACAGCGGCCGGGAGTGATCGCCAGACGCGTGCGTTCCATCGTGGTCGACGCCGCAGAGTCCACCCTCGACCATGTGAACCACGCGATGGGGCCGCTGCCCCTCGTGGCAGACGACGATCACGCACGCCGCGTGGCCGACCTGCAGATCTACCTGAGACAACACCATGCAGTACGCGACGAGGCGGCACTCGGCCGAGCGTTGCTCGAGGCTGGAGGTGCACCGTGGTGA
- a CDS encoding cation diffusion facilitator family transporter, protein MGVEQSGVAPRDQKQHPDIRIDVAPTTGATIAADDVAAPPPRTGDTLVTVLVAFAANVLIAIAKSVAAAITGSASMLAEAAHSWADAGNEVLLLIAERRSQRAPDVRHPLGYGKDAYIWSMFAAFGLFTAGAVVSIQHGIQGLLDPEPATDYSIAYIVLGVSFVLEGISFVRALREARQSAREVHRGTLQHVIASSNPTLRAVFAEDAAALIGLVIAFLGILLHQLTGSSTFDAIGSIGVGLLLGVVAIVLISRNRAFLLGEAIGAEDEQEVLARLLHRPDIDRVTSLHVEFIGPAQLFLIAAVDLAGNVREDALALELRRIEKDLERDPHLARVVLTVSASDEPSLGVVPKPE, encoded by the coding sequence ATGGGTGTCGAGCAGTCCGGCGTCGCCCCGCGCGATCAGAAGCAGCACCCCGACATCAGGATCGACGTGGCCCCGACGACGGGCGCCACCATCGCCGCCGACGATGTCGCCGCCCCTCCACCCAGAACCGGGGACACGCTGGTCACCGTGCTCGTGGCCTTCGCGGCGAACGTGCTCATCGCGATCGCCAAGAGCGTCGCCGCTGCCATCACCGGGTCGGCCTCGATGCTCGCGGAGGCCGCGCACTCGTGGGCGGATGCCGGCAATGAGGTGCTCCTGCTGATCGCCGAGAGGCGGTCGCAGCGCGCGCCCGATGTGCGGCATCCGCTGGGCTACGGCAAGGACGCCTACATCTGGTCGATGTTCGCGGCGTTCGGGCTGTTCACGGCCGGCGCCGTCGTGTCGATCCAGCACGGCATCCAGGGGCTGCTCGACCCCGAGCCGGCCACCGACTACTCCATCGCCTACATCGTGCTCGGCGTCTCGTTCGTGCTCGAGGGCATCTCCTTCGTGCGAGCGCTGCGCGAGGCCCGCCAGAGCGCACGCGAGGTGCACCGCGGCACCCTGCAGCACGTCATAGCCAGTTCGAATCCGACCCTGCGAGCGGTGTTCGCCGAGGATGCCGCCGCCCTGATCGGGCTCGTCATCGCCTTCCTCGGCATCCTGTTGCACCAGCTCACGGGCTCGTCGACCTTCGACGCCATCGGGTCCATCGGCGTCGGCCTGCTCCTCGGCGTCGTCGCCATCGTGCTCATCAGCCGCAATCGGGCATTCCTCCTCGGAGAGGCGATCGGGGCTGAGGACGAGCAGGAGGTTCTCGCCAGGCTCCTCCACCGGCCCGACATCGATCGGGTGACCAGCCTGCACGTGGAGTTCATCGGTCCAGCACAGCTGTTCCTCATCGCGGCCGTCGATCTCGCCGGCAATGTGCGGGAGGACGCGCTCGCGCTGGAGCTGCGCCGAATCGAGAAGGATCTCGAACGCGATCCGCACCTGGCCCGCGTCGTGCTCACAGTGTCGGCATCGGACGAACCATCTCTGGGGGTAGTGCCGAAGCCGGAGTGA
- a CDS encoding SDR family oxidoreductase, producing MSENPYAARNPLDAYPQPPFPEQKQSEPGHTFQMDPVPDHGEESYIGHGRLQGRRALITGADSGIGRAVAIAFAREGADVALVYLPEEQTDAESTAALVTEAGRTAVLLPGDISDEGFCATAVTDAVDGLGGLDLLVMVAGDMQTVDGIEDFTTEVLEKTLRTNVHSLFWLTKASLEHFEPGAAIITTSSIQGFQPSPQLVEYAVSKAGIVNITRAMAEQLAERGIRVNGVAPGPFWTPLQPSSVPLDKLKSFGEQTPFNRPGQPAELASTYVYLASQESSYTSGETIIVNGGQAGH from the coding sequence GTGTCTGAGAACCCCTACGCCGCCCGCAATCCGCTCGACGCCTACCCGCAGCCGCCGTTCCCCGAGCAGAAGCAGTCCGAGCCCGGGCACACCTTCCAGATGGACCCGGTGCCCGATCACGGTGAGGAGTCCTACATCGGCCACGGCCGGTTGCAGGGACGCCGAGCGCTGATCACGGGTGCGGACTCCGGGATCGGCCGTGCTGTCGCCATCGCCTTCGCCCGCGAGGGCGCCGACGTGGCGCTCGTCTACCTGCCCGAAGAGCAGACCGACGCCGAGAGCACCGCTGCGCTCGTCACCGAGGCGGGCCGTACGGCCGTGCTGCTCCCCGGAGACATCAGCGACGAGGGCTTCTGCGCGACCGCGGTGACGGATGCAGTCGACGGTCTCGGCGGCCTCGACCTGCTCGTCATGGTGGCCGGCGACATGCAGACCGTCGACGGCATCGAGGACTTCACCACCGAGGTGCTCGAGAAGACCCTGCGCACGAACGTGCACTCGCTGTTCTGGCTGACGAAGGCCTCGCTCGAGCACTTCGAGCCCGGCGCCGCGATCATCACGACGTCGTCCATCCAGGGGTTCCAGCCGTCGCCGCAACTCGTGGAGTACGCGGTGTCGAAGGCGGGCATCGTCAACATCACCAGGGCCATGGCCGAGCAGTTGGCCGAGCGCGGCATCCGCGTCAACGGCGTCGCGCCCGGGCCGTTCTGGACTCCGCTGCAGCCGTCATCGGTTCCGCTGGACAAGCTGAAGTCGTTCGGCGAGCAGACGCCGTTCAATCGTCCGGGGCAGCCGGCAGAGCTGGCCTCGACGTATGTGTACCTCGCCTCGCAGGAGTCGAGCTACACCAGTGGCGAGACCATCATCGTGAACGGCGGGCAGGCCGGCCACTAG
- a CDS encoding bifunctional PIG-L family deacetylase/class I SAM-dependent methyltransferase: protein MTFDSSQTGTLESEWAHADRWQRLPRYSGPTEHLVVLAAHPDDETLGAGGLIENAGRDGARITIVVATDGEGSHPASPTHTPWQLSRIRRREMRKAIDHLAPDAEIHHCEIADGRLSEHVDEVTACIVSVIEEAGTSATIVAPWNGDGHPDHRAAAEGARAAAEKTGSEFLEYPIWMWHWGRPDDDGLPWGDMVAIDLDPETRMAKSSALIEHLSQTAPLSDRAGDEAVIGVEMRSHFERPFEVFFSGRHGASPKSEPAGASNSATPKDGASSTDAASGTLGRDFFDDFYNGRDDPWGFETRWYEKRKRAIVLASLPTEQYGRTLEVGCSTGKLTEALAARSDSVLGVDIAAAPLRVAEERLAGSPHVELRQMQVPEEWPDGRFDLVVLSEVGYYWSPEDLDLALSRAIGALSEDGTLVACHWRHRVAEYPLSGDDVHTALARRTELVATVLHREEDFILEVFRRPPGVSVARETGLL, encoded by the coding sequence GTGACGTTCGACAGTTCCCAGACCGGCACGCTGGAGTCCGAGTGGGCTCACGCCGACCGATGGCAGCGCCTGCCGCGCTACAGCGGACCGACCGAGCACCTCGTGGTGCTCGCGGCTCATCCCGACGACGAGACTCTGGGCGCTGGTGGGCTCATCGAGAACGCCGGACGAGACGGCGCCCGCATCACGATCGTGGTGGCGACGGACGGCGAAGGGTCGCACCCGGCGTCGCCGACGCACACCCCATGGCAGCTCAGCCGCATCCGTCGTCGCGAGATGCGCAAGGCGATCGATCATCTGGCCCCGGATGCCGAGATCCACCACTGCGAGATCGCGGACGGCCGGCTCTCCGAGCACGTCGATGAGGTCACGGCCTGCATCGTCAGCGTGATCGAGGAGGCGGGCACCTCCGCCACCATCGTGGCTCCGTGGAACGGCGACGGTCACCCCGACCACCGTGCCGCAGCCGAGGGTGCGCGTGCCGCCGCCGAGAAGACGGGCAGCGAGTTCCTCGAATACCCGATCTGGATGTGGCATTGGGGCCGCCCCGACGACGACGGCCTGCCCTGGGGCGACATGGTCGCCATCGACCTCGACCCCGAGACCCGCATGGCGAAGAGCTCAGCTCTCATCGAGCATCTCAGCCAGACCGCTCCGCTCTCCGACCGTGCCGGTGACGAGGCCGTCATCGGCGTGGAGATGCGCAGTCATTTCGAGCGCCCGTTCGAGGTGTTCTTCTCGGGCAGGCACGGTGCTTCGCCGAAATCCGAACCGGCCGGTGCGTCGAATTCCGCGACCCCGAAGGATGGGGCTTCGTCGACGGATGCGGCATCCGGGACCCTCGGCCGCGACTTCTTCGATGACTTCTACAACGGTCGTGATGACCCGTGGGGCTTCGAGACCCGCTGGTACGAGAAGCGCAAGCGCGCCATCGTGCTGGCCTCGCTGCCGACCGAGCAGTACGGTCGCACGCTCGAGGTCGGCTGTTCGACCGGCAAGCTCACCGAAGCGCTCGCCGCCCGCAGCGACTCGGTGCTGGGAGTCGACATCGCTGCGGCGCCCCTGCGTGTGGCCGAGGAGCGCCTGGCCGGAAGCCCTCACGTTGAGCTGCGGCAGATGCAGGTTCCCGAGGAGTGGCCCGATGGGCGCTTCGATCTCGTCGTGCTCTCCGAGGTGGGCTACTACTGGAGCCCGGAGGACCTGGACCTGGCACTGAGCCGGGCGATCGGCGCGCTGAGTGAGGATGGAACCCTCGTGGCATGCCACTGGCGCCATCGCGTGGCGGAGTATCCGCTGTCCGGCGATGACGTGCACACCGCACTCGCCCGGCGGACCGAACTCGTCGCAACGGTGCTGCACCGCGAGGAGGACTTCATTCTCGAGGTCTTCCGTCGCCCGCCCGGCGTCTCGGTGGCGCGCGAGACGGGCCTGCTGTGA
- a CDS encoding AI-2E family transporter, translated as MFWFGKKKPPVEPHHDLEEAVDLSAPPNRNAMILIGLGGATITGFGLAATQGVVAPIFLALVLTICVHPLRIALERRGVPRGIATVSVVLAVFILLAAFVTALIVAFAQFATLLPQFAPQIQDIGATIGKWLTQVGFGADQVQAIVKGFDPSKLVGLVSGVLGSITNITVALVIILTLLLLMAMDAGYLQTLFRQLRPRRPHMVSALESFAHGVRKYMVATTGLGVAQGVLNWVALLILQVPGALLWGLLSFLCSFIPNVGYFIAIIPPVVFGALVGGWQTAVAIIVIYGVINAIVQSVVQPRIVGNAVALSQTITFASVLVWLVILGPIGAILAVPLTLVVRMILIDSNPNAHWWRPVLGDFDETKVIMKAEDVQAKQAKTARKAAKK; from the coding sequence GTGTTCTGGTTCGGGAAGAAGAAGCCCCCGGTCGAACCCCATCACGACCTCGAGGAGGCCGTGGACCTCAGCGCTCCGCCCAACCGCAACGCCATGATCCTCATCGGACTCGGCGGCGCCACCATCACGGGCTTCGGCCTCGCGGCGACGCAGGGCGTCGTCGCGCCGATCTTCCTCGCCCTCGTGCTGACCATCTGCGTTCACCCTCTGCGCATCGCGCTGGAGCGGCGGGGTGTTCCGCGAGGGATCGCGACAGTCTCGGTCGTGCTCGCGGTCTTCATCCTGCTGGCGGCGTTCGTGACGGCGCTCATCGTCGCCTTCGCCCAGTTCGCGACTCTGCTTCCCCAATTCGCTCCCCAGATCCAGGACATCGGGGCGACGATCGGAAAGTGGCTGACGCAGGTGGGCTTCGGAGCCGACCAGGTGCAGGCCATCGTGAAGGGATTCGATCCGAGCAAGCTGGTCGGTCTGGTGTCGGGAGTGCTCGGAAGCATCACGAACATCACCGTCGCGCTGGTCATCATCCTGACGCTGCTGCTGCTCATGGCCATGGACGCCGGCTACCTCCAGACGCTGTTCCGCCAGCTGCGCCCGCGCCGCCCCCACATGGTCTCCGCCCTCGAGAGCTTCGCGCACGGGGTGCGCAAGTACATGGTGGCCACGACCGGGTTGGGCGTCGCCCAGGGCGTGCTCAACTGGGTGGCGCTGCTCATCCTGCAGGTGCCGGGCGCTCTGCTCTGGGGCCTGCTGTCCTTCCTGTGCAGCTTCATCCCGAACGTCGGCTACTTCATCGCCATCATCCCGCCGGTCGTCTTCGGTGCCCTGGTGGGCGGTTGGCAGACGGCCGTGGCCATCATCGTGATCTACGGGGTGATCAACGCCATCGTGCAGTCGGTCGTGCAGCCCCGCATCGTCGGCAACGCCGTGGCGCTCAGCCAGACCATCACCTTCGCCTCGGTGCTCGTCTGGCTGGTGATCCTCGGTCCGATCGGAGCGATCCTCGCCGTGCCGCTGACTCTCGTGGTGCGGATGATCCTCATCGACTCCAACCCCAACGCCCATTGGTGGAGACCTGTGCTCGGCGACTTCGACGAGACGAAGGTCATCATGAAGGCCGAGGACGTTCAGGCCAAACAGGCGAAGACAGCACGCAAGGCCGCGAAGAAGTAG
- a CDS encoding Dps family protein has product MTTTAERPTTTTAPAGSGAKLTRRQNAEKGFTASKKLTDSLQDVLVDLIELHLQGKQAHWNVVGKNFRDLHLQLDEIIESAREFSDVVAERMRALHGLPDGRSDTVAATTTLPEYPHGEVDTATTVDLITQRLEATVGTMRRVHDDVDEEDPTSADVLHAIIEKLEQYAWMVSAENRTPAKKR; this is encoded by the coding sequence ATGACTACGACAGCAGAACGCCCAACCACCACGACGGCACCCGCCGGATCCGGCGCCAAGCTCACCCGGCGTCAGAACGCCGAGAAGGGCTTCACGGCCTCGAAGAAGCTGACCGATTCCCTGCAGGACGTGCTCGTCGACCTCATCGAGTTGCACCTCCAGGGCAAGCAGGCGCACTGGAACGTCGTCGGCAAGAACTTCCGCGACCTGCACCTGCAGCTCGACGAGATCATCGAGTCGGCCCGCGAATTCAGCGATGTCGTCGCCGAGCGGATGCGGGCCCTCCACGGACTGCCCGATGGACGCAGCGACACCGTGGCCGCCACGACGACGCTTCCCGAGTATCCCCACGGTGAGGTCGACACGGCCACGACCGTGGACCTCATCACCCAGCGCCTCGAGGCCACGGTCGGGACCATGCGTCGCGTGCACGACGACGTCGACGAAGAGGACCCGACCAGCGCCGATGTGCTCCACGCCATCATCGAGAAGCTCGAGCAGTACGCCTGGATGGTCAGCGCCGAGAACCGCACGCCCGCGAAGAAGCGCTAG
- a CDS encoding LCP family protein: MTGTDDPEPRAPRQLPYHPPRHGRLRRSHAGLSLLKAVGMAAAVAVIAAGGIGAFELDQIGRQVAANSIDISNGTEPATPLPVPRIGAIEGGFNFLLVGTDNDAAQGDAYGVRETTLNDVNILLHVSADHTSGVVVSLPRDLIVEHPDCVDPETGEEFYAMSAAPLNEAWSRGGLGCVVATVSGLTGQPIPYAGTISFNGVIAMTDAVGGVPVCVEEAIDDPDAALVLPAGTSTISGATALGFLRSRHGVGDGSDLSRISSQQTYMSSLMRTMKSADTLGNLGTLYSLARAATANVKLSSNLSSLDSIVAMAYALKDVDLDRLVFVQYPGGTDDANFPGKVVPDTEVADQLFAAISADQPIALGENSLGRGAILDPSATPPDPATPTPPATEDPEVIAAGVPEAPGAAPSQVIEGLTGVTATTQTCAAAYSG, from the coding sequence ATGACCGGCACGGATGATCCCGAACCGCGCGCACCGCGGCAATTGCCGTATCACCCTCCGCGCCACGGGCGGCTGCGCCGGTCGCACGCAGGCCTGTCCCTGCTGAAGGCCGTGGGCATGGCAGCGGCCGTGGCGGTGATCGCCGCCGGAGGCATCGGCGCCTTCGAGCTCGACCAGATCGGCCGCCAGGTGGCCGCGAACAGCATCGACATCTCCAACGGCACCGAGCCGGCCACTCCCCTGCCTGTGCCCCGTATCGGCGCCATCGAGGGCGGCTTCAACTTCCTCCTGGTCGGCACCGACAACGACGCGGCCCAGGGCGATGCGTACGGCGTTCGCGAGACCACCCTCAACGACGTGAACATCCTGCTGCACGTCTCAGCCGATCACACCTCCGGTGTCGTCGTCAGCCTTCCGCGCGACCTCATCGTGGAGCATCCCGACTGCGTCGATCCCGAGACGGGCGAGGAGTTCTACGCCATGTCGGCGGCGCCGCTGAACGAGGCCTGGTCGCGCGGCGGCCTCGGCTGCGTGGTCGCGACGGTGTCCGGGCTCACCGGCCAGCCCATCCCCTACGCCGGAACGATCTCCTTCAATGGCGTGATCGCGATGACGGATGCGGTCGGAGGCGTTCCCGTCTGCGTCGAGGAGGCCATCGACGACCCGGATGCAGCCCTCGTCCTCCCGGCCGGGACCTCGACCATCTCGGGAGCCACGGCACTCGGCTTCCTGCGCAGTCGCCACGGCGTGGGGGACGGCAGCGACCTGAGCCGCATCTCATCGCAGCAGACCTACATGTCCTCTCTCATGCGCACCATGAAGAGCGCGGACACGCTGGGCAACCTCGGCACGCTCTACAGTCTCGCTCGGGCGGCGACCGCCAACGTGAAGCTCTCGAGCAACCTCTCCAGCCTCGACTCCATCGTGGCCATGGCGTACGCCCTCAAGGACGTCGATCTCGACCGGTTGGTGTTCGTGCAGTACCCCGGTGGAACCGACGACGCGAACTTCCCGGGCAAGGTGGTCCCCGACACCGAGGTCGCCGACCAGCTGTTCGCCGCCATCTCCGCCGACCAGCCGATCGCCCTGGGTGAGAACTCGCTCGGCCGGGGCGCGATCCTCGATCCGAGCGCGACGCCGCCGGACCCCGCCACGCCGACGCCGCCGGCCACCGAGGACCCCGAGGTCATAGCCGCCGGCGTTCCGGAGGCTCCCGGCGCCGCGCCGTCGCAGGTCATCGAAGGCCTCACGGGTGTCACGGCGACCACGCAGACCTGCGCCGCCGCCTACAGCGGGTGA
- a CDS encoding EamA family transporter yields MTDERTAANAGAAPDSRRATVGALTQVGTEVSINLGSSLAGVVIPVVGSFVVVAVRQVVMAIVVLPLYRPKRAELTWVRLWPAPALGVVLAVMNLAFYESVHLLGLGVAATIEFLGPLLLALTTSRRLLDVICVLAAGVGVVLLTGLDGTINAWGVVLALTAAASWAAYILLTRRVALRLPGLEGLTVASIVSLVLLLPPALLTLDISVIDWRVLGLLIAIGVLSSALPYSLDTFILRRIPARVYAIITSFGPVIAAIFGWLILSEQFTLVQVFAIALVCGAAGTALATQRDSPSSDLEMTAEGQH; encoded by the coding sequence GTGACGGACGAGCGGACTGCGGCGAACGCCGGCGCAGCACCCGACTCGCGCCGCGCGACGGTCGGTGCGCTCACCCAGGTGGGCACCGAGGTGAGCATCAATCTCGGATCGTCACTGGCCGGCGTCGTCATCCCCGTGGTCGGATCGTTCGTCGTGGTGGCCGTGCGGCAGGTGGTCATGGCGATCGTGGTGCTGCCCCTCTATCGTCCGAAGCGGGCGGAACTCACCTGGGTGCGGCTCTGGCCCGCCCCGGCGCTGGGTGTGGTGCTGGCCGTCATGAACCTGGCGTTCTACGAGTCCGTGCACCTGCTCGGACTCGGCGTCGCTGCGACCATCGAGTTCCTCGGGCCGCTCCTGCTCGCCCTGACGACATCGCGGCGGCTTCTCGACGTGATCTGCGTTCTCGCGGCAGGCGTCGGCGTGGTTCTGCTCACCGGTCTCGACGGGACCATCAACGCCTGGGGCGTCGTGCTGGCGCTCACCGCGGCGGCCAGCTGGGCCGCGTACATCCTGTTGACCCGTCGCGTCGCTCTCCGGTTGCCCGGCCTCGAGGGCCTCACCGTCGCGAGCATCGTGAGCCTGGTGCTGCTGCTTCCCCCGGCGCTGCTCACACTCGACATCTCGGTGATCGACTGGCGGGTACTCGGGCTGCTGATCGCCATCGGCGTGCTGTCATCGGCGCTGCCCTACAGCCTCGACACCTTCATCCTCCGTCGCATCCCGGCTCGCGTGTACGCCATCATCACGTCGTTCGGTCCGGTGATCGCGGCGATCTTCGGTTGGCTCATCCTGTCGGAGCAGTTCACCCTGGTGCAGGTGTTCGCCATCGCCCTGGTGTGCGGTGCGGCGGGTACAGCACTCGCGACGCAGCGCGATTCCCCGAGTTCCGACCTGGAGATGACCGCCGAGGGGCAGCACTAG
- a CDS encoding DUF7882 family protein — MGLLYYGEMSSPLEFDDRLLAHLKVAITQKLRRGESFTLSWVHPPGREGGRTSLWIDPASFIRWEFETATAPEINTEWVERLLRAASTTGGMVIVGEDPTAPPTAAQAAAVSE; from the coding sequence GTGGGCCTCCTTTACTACGGCGAGATGTCATCGCCCCTCGAATTCGACGACAGGCTGCTCGCGCACCTCAAGGTCGCGATCACCCAGAAGCTTCGACGCGGCGAGTCGTTCACCCTGTCCTGGGTGCACCCTCCCGGCCGCGAGGGCGGCCGCACGTCGCTCTGGATCGACCCGGCGAGTTTCATCCGCTGGGAATTCGAGACGGCAACGGCGCCCGAGATCAACACGGAATGGGTGGAGCGCCTGCTGCGCGCAGCCAGCACGACGGGCGGCATGGTCATCGTCGGCGAAGACCCGACCGCGCCCCCGACGGCGGCTCAGGCAGCGGCGGTCTCCGAATAG